GTCATGCCGAGCGCAGCGAGGCATCTCGCGCGGGAGAGATCCCTCGGGCTTTGCCCTCGGGATGACAGACCGGCCGTTGGGCGCCCGCGGGATGACAGGCCGGCTTTTGGGTGCCATCGGGACGACAGGCCGGCCGCTGGTCGTGCCGAGCGCAGCGCCGCCGCCCCGGTCATGCCGAGCGCAGCGAGGCGCCGCCGCCCCGGTCATGCCGAGCGCAGCGAGGCGACGCCGCCCCGGTCATGCCGAGCGCAGCGAGGCATCTCGCGCGGGAGAGATCCCTCGGGCTTTGCCCTCGGGATGACAGGCCGGCTTTTGGGCGCCCTCGGGATGACAGGCCGGCTGTTGGGCGCCCGCGGGATGACAGGCCGGGCCGTTGGGTGCCCTGAGCCCCCTTTCCCGGCTTTCCCACCGACAGGGAGGAAGGATCCTCGCCCGCCTGCGGGGCGGATGAAGCGAAATCAGCCGCCGTCGAGGGCGAACTGGGCGAGCGGATCGATCGGCTCGGTGCGCAGCCCCTGCTGGAACTGGTAGCGCACCAGCTCCGTGAGCGTCTTCTGCTCGACCGGGCCCAGCCGGTACTCGTGGGGATCGCCGCCGATCACGTCCTCGAGCCACGCCTCGTGGGCGCGCTGCTGCTCCGTCATGTAGCGCGGCGCCTCTTTTCGCGACGCGCGGAACGCCTCCAGCAGGCTCTCGGCGAGCCACGGATGCTCGTCGAGGACTTCCTGCCGGATCACGAAGGTATGGCTCATCGGGTACACGTTCGTTCGGTGGAAAAAGCTGGCCGCCTCCTCCTGCCACCGGTCGCCAAGGACCTTTCGAACGGTGGGGCCGGGCTGCACGTACGGGTCGAGCCCCGCGTCGATCTCGCCGCGCTGGAGCATCTCGACCGCCTTCTCGCGCGACGCGGGCTCGGGCACGCGCTGGATGTCGAAGTCGGGTGGCGCCCCCTCGCCCTCGGGGTCGGGCTCCGCGGTGTACCAGTGCACGCTGCGCAGGTCCACGCCGTACTCATTCTCCAGGAGGCCCTTGGTCCACGTGGGCGACGTGGAGTTCCACCGGTGGACCGTCACCCGCTTCCCATTCAGGTCCGATGGCGACCTGATGGGCGCGTCGACGTAGCAGTGGATCTGCCGGTGAGGGAAGCTCCGCGCGAGAAACACGGGGAGCGCGACCAGCGGCACGCCCCGCGTGCGGGCGAGGAGGAACGAGGACGTCGAGCATTCGCCTCCCATGAGCTGGCCCGCGAGGATCTGCCGGTGTCGCTCGCCGGTGTTGTCGAGACCGTCGCTGAAGTCGTTCGCGACCGACAGGCGTACCCCCTTAGGCTGAACGGTTCCATCGTAGAGGGCGCTCGTCAGCGGCGTCCGCGCCATGAAAAGCGAGAGGTCCAGGGGTGCGCTCATCGGTTTCCTCCTTCAATTTCCCCGTCGACGGGGGAGGGTCGGGGAGGGGGGACCCCCAATCCCCAGCCTTTTCCTAACGCATCTCCCAGTCATAGATGTTCCATACGTCCGTGTTCAGGCTCGCGTTGTCCGGGCCTTTCAAAACCGATTGAAACGCGGCCACGCTCGGGTTGTAGTACAGCACCCAGGCCGGCAGCTCGTCGTTCAGGAGCCGCAGCATCCCGATGATCTGCTCGCGGCGCTGGTCAGGATCGAGGGTCGAGTTGAACGCGGTCCACAGCTCCTCGTACGCGGGGTTCACCCACGAGCCGCGGTTCGAGCCGCTCCATCGGTTCGCGTCGGTGGGAATCGCGGCCTGCGTGAAGCTCTCCAGCCGCGACGACGACGCGATGTACAGGGCGGGGAAGCTGCTTCGCAGCTTCCCGTCGCGAAGAGCGGCCGCCGGCAGCACGTTGGGCCGGGCGTCGAAGCCAACCTTGTTCCAGGTGTCGACGATGACGGCCAGCTCCTTTCCATACTGGGGCGACGCGTGGTTCCAGACCTCCATGCTGAAGCGCTCGCCGCCCGCGTTCACGAACGCTCCGTCGCGGTTCCGCGTATACCCCGCGTCCGACATGTACCCGGCCGTCTTGCGCTCGTCGTAGGGATAGTGGGCGATCGTCTGCTGCGCGCGCGCGATGGTCGCGTCCATGTCCGGCACGCGCTCGTATCGGCTGTACCGGGTCAGGAAGATGTCTGACATGTCGCCATGGCCCTCGAACATCGCCTCATTGAGGGCGTCGCGATCGATGGACGAGACGAGCGCCCTCCGCACGCGCGGGTCGAGGAGGTCGCGCGGGGAGACGAGGTCCGGCCGGAACTGCGCCGCCATGAACCGCGAGGTGTCGGGCGTGAAGAGCACGGTTCCCCGGGCGCCGTCGCCCCAGTCTTTTTGGAGGGTCGTGCCGTGCTCGAAGCGGAGGGCGCGCCCCGTCGCATACTCGACCTCGCCCGACAACAGGTTGGTGAAGGCCACGTTCTCATCGGCGAAGAAGTGCACGATGACGCGCTCGATCTTGGGCCGACCGAGGACGTGTCCCTCGAACGCGGTGCCCACCAGCAGCGCGCCAGGCTCCCAGCGCTGGATGCGATAGGGCCCCAGCCCGACGTAGTCCGTCGTCCAGAAGGACTGGGCGACAAAGGCTTCCGCGTCCATCCGCCCGAAAGGCTCCTCCAGCAGATGCTTCGGGAGTGCCTGGAAGTTCATCGCGAGCGCGCCGGCATCCGGGTACGTCTCGCGCCAGCGGATGATCACCGTGCGCGGGTCGGGAGCATCCACCCCCTCCATCTGCTTGAGCGGTGGGGAATCCGCCAGCCCGAACGCCGGCGTCGAGTACACGGCCCACGCGA
This window of the Chloroflexota bacterium genome carries:
- a CDS encoding ABC transporter substrate-binding protein encodes the protein MLARMVRHERSALPPRRAHRLATIGALALAVLVGCAPTPAGGPRPAGRSSVDRPATTLDIAVRYEPESLASVPLRDTGSGVSSTTRLFNAQLDMQDGKSEPRPYLAEALPQLNTDSWRVFPDGRMETTYHLRQGLTWQDGAPLSADDFAFAWAVYSTPAFGLADSPPLKQMEGVDAPDPRTVIIRWRETYPDAGALAMNFQALPKHLLEEPFGRMDAEAFVAQSFWTTDYVGLGPYRIQRWEPGALLVGTAFEGHVLGRPKIERVIVHFFADENVAFTNLLSGEVEYATGRALRFEHGTTLQKDWGDGARGTVLFTPDTSRFMAAQFRPDLVSPRDLLDPRVRRALVSSIDRDALNEAMFEGHGDMSDIFLTRYSRYERVPDMDATIARAQQTIAHYPYDERKTAGYMSDAGYTRNRDGAFVNAGGERFSMEVWNHASPQYGKELAVIVDTWNKVGFDARPNVLPAAALRDGKLRSSFPALYIASSSRLESFTQAAIPTDANRWSGSNRGSWVNPAYEELWTAFNSTLDPDQRREQIIGMLRLLNDELPAWVLYYNPSVAAFQSVLKGPDNASLNTDVWNIYDWEMR